A single window of Granulicella sibirica DNA harbors:
- a CDS encoding Gfo/Idh/MocA family protein, giving the protein MRFGSGFKIALALLTALVPMQGYAADTPIRVAIVGLVHGHVKGFLHALPKDPNAKLVAIVEPDTALAAQYKSQYGLDQALFYTDLETMLNAQHPDAVLVYTTIKDHRRVIEAAAKHNISSMVEKPLTTTMEDALAIRAAAREHHVQVLVNYETTWYSSNNDVEDQVAAGKLGAIRKVVVHDGHEGPKEIGVGPEWLPWLTDPKLNGAGALFDFGCYGADLLTVMMHGQAPLSVTAVAQTDKPGIYPHVDDDATVIIRYPGLQGVLMPSWNWSFARKDMEVYGVDGYAITVGPDQLRTRYKGQKTETPSPAKALPVNRQGSLAYLAAVLHGEIKPDGDLSALDTNMVVMQILTTARESVESGHTVTVKPLPQ; this is encoded by the coding sequence ATGAGATTCGGTTCCGGCTTCAAGATAGCGTTGGCGTTGCTTACCGCGCTTGTACCCATGCAGGGCTACGCGGCAGACACACCGATCCGGGTAGCAATCGTCGGGCTTGTGCATGGGCATGTCAAAGGCTTCCTGCATGCGCTGCCGAAGGATCCGAATGCGAAGCTCGTCGCGATCGTCGAGCCGGACACTGCGCTTGCGGCGCAGTACAAGAGCCAGTACGGGCTTGACCAGGCGCTCTTCTACACGGACCTCGAGACGATGCTCAACGCGCAGCATCCGGATGCGGTGCTCGTGTATACGACGATCAAGGATCATCGCAGGGTGATCGAAGCGGCCGCGAAGCACAACATTTCGTCGATGGTTGAGAAGCCGCTGACGACGACGATGGAGGACGCGCTCGCGATTCGAGCGGCGGCGCGGGAGCACCATGTGCAGGTTCTCGTGAACTACGAGACGACGTGGTATTCCAGCAACAACGATGTCGAGGACCAGGTAGCGGCAGGCAAGCTTGGGGCGATTCGCAAGGTTGTCGTGCACGACGGGCACGAAGGGCCGAAGGAGATTGGCGTCGGCCCGGAGTGGTTGCCGTGGCTTACCGATCCCAAGCTGAATGGGGCGGGGGCTCTGTTCGACTTCGGCTGCTATGGAGCCGATCTTCTCACCGTGATGATGCATGGCCAGGCGCCGCTCAGCGTGACGGCCGTCGCCCAGACAGACAAGCCAGGCATCTACCCGCATGTCGATGACGATGCGACGGTGATCATCCGCTATCCGGGGCTTCAGGGCGTGCTGATGCCATCGTGGAACTGGAGCTTCGCGCGCAAGGACATGGAGGTCTACGGTGTAGACGGCTATGCCATTACCGTGGGACCGGATCAGCTTCGCACGCGCTACAAGGGACAGAAGACGGAGACGCCTAGCCCCGCGAAGGCTCTACCGGTGAACCGCCAGGGTTCGCTGGCCTATCTTGCCGCAGTGCTGCATGGGGAGATCAAGCCGGATGGAGACTTATCCGCGCTTGATACGAATATGGTCGTGATGCAGATCCTCACGACAGCACGCGAGTCCGTAGAGAGCGGACACACTGTTACGGTCAAACCGCTTCCGCAGTAG
- a CDS encoding Gfo/Idh/MocA family protein yields the protein MTSLDRRVFLRGASLAAAQTFAGKLHLLAATLPDPAAPAVAANDHINLALIGAGGQGMGDTRWAVQVPGVKLVAVADCYDGRLAHSKEVWGQDVFTTRDYKEILARKDVDAVLIATPDHWHKQASIDAMNAGKDVYCEKPMIHLYSDGHEMINTAKKTGRILQIGSQRVSNILYSKAKELLASGAIGELNLVSAHWDRNSSIGAWNYTVPLDASPETCDWPRFLGSAPKVSWNAERFFQWRKWHEYGSGVAGDLFVHLFSGTHFITGSHGPTRGMATGGLRYWKDGRDADDVMLALFDYPQNFNLNLRVNFISGGEENEQFLFTGSEGTMEIAGNNLTIVRSPRPKDPGYTVGTFTEAMQKQTLQAYNEKYPSEHPTGEPGRTSERFSTPKGYSDSYDHFHNFFDAVRSRKPVVEDSTFGLRAAGAALLSNLSIERRSTVEWDPEEMKLAKA from the coding sequence ATGACGAGTCTCGATCGACGTGTGTTTCTCCGCGGCGCAAGCTTAGCCGCTGCCCAGACCTTTGCTGGAAAGCTTCATCTGCTGGCCGCCACGCTACCTGATCCAGCCGCCCCTGCGGTCGCGGCGAATGACCATATCAACCTCGCGCTCATTGGCGCTGGCGGGCAGGGCATGGGCGATACGCGCTGGGCGGTGCAGGTTCCCGGGGTGAAGCTCGTCGCTGTCGCCGATTGCTACGACGGACGGTTGGCACACTCGAAGGAAGTATGGGGGCAGGACGTTTTCACCACGCGCGACTACAAGGAGATTCTCGCGCGCAAGGATGTCGATGCGGTCTTGATCGCGACGCCTGATCACTGGCACAAGCAGGCCTCGATCGACGCCATGAACGCGGGCAAGGATGTGTACTGCGAGAAGCCGATGATCCATCTCTACTCCGACGGGCACGAGATGATCAACACGGCGAAGAAGACCGGGCGGATCCTGCAGATCGGGAGCCAGCGGGTCAGCAACATCCTCTATTCGAAGGCGAAGGAACTGCTGGCGTCTGGAGCCATCGGCGAGTTGAATCTTGTGAGCGCTCACTGGGATCGCAACTCCTCGATCGGTGCGTGGAACTACACGGTGCCTCTCGATGCGAGTCCCGAGACCTGCGACTGGCCGCGCTTCCTGGGCAGTGCGCCAAAGGTTTCCTGGAACGCGGAACGCTTCTTCCAGTGGCGCAAGTGGCACGAGTACGGCTCGGGTGTGGCGGGCGATTTATTTGTTCACCTCTTCAGCGGGACCCACTTCATTACCGGATCACATGGCCCGACGCGCGGCATGGCGACCGGCGGGCTGCGCTACTGGAAGGATGGACGCGACGCCGACGACGTGATGCTTGCGCTGTTCGATTACCCGCAAAACTTCAATCTCAATCTCCGGGTGAACTTTATCTCGGGCGGCGAGGAGAACGAGCAGTTCCTCTTCACGGGCTCGGAAGGCACGATGGAGATTGCTGGCAATAATCTAACGATCGTCCGCTCGCCTCGCCCGAAGGATCCCGGGTACACCGTCGGCACCTTTACCGAGGCCATGCAGAAGCAGACCTTGCAGGCCTACAACGAGAAGTATCCCTCCGAGCATCCGACGGGCGAGCCAGGACGCACCTCCGAGCGTTTCAGCACGCCCAAAGGCTACAGCGATAGCTATGACCACTTCCACAACTTCTTCGACGCCGTCCGCTCGCGCAAGCCGGTGGTCGAGGATTCAACCTTCGGATTGCGCGCGGCAGGGGCGGCTCTTTTGAGCAATCTCTCGATCGAACGCAGGAGCACCGTCGAGTGGGATCCCGAAGAGATGAAGCTCGCGAAGGCATAA
- a CDS encoding S53 family peptidase — MASKKSSGMFSKRTILPGSEKAALVHPAAEDVTPPRLTPVTVSVIVKRKTPLKASHRSGKERLTHAQYRKEHAADPAAVKLVKAFAKEFDLKIDPDTPGPERRTILLTGTVDQMQKAFGTTLSHKKVDGVTYRVREGSIEIPTALSGSVVAVLGLDNRPQAKPHFRIAGEAGAATADAVQQEGFARPHASGSVSYTPIQVAELYQFPAKASAAGQTIGIIELGGGYKKADITAYFKSLGVKAPKVTAVLVDKAKNKPTNANSADGEVLLDIEVAGAVAPGANIVVYFTPNTDQGFVDAISTAVHDTKNKPSVISISWGAPEVQWTAQSMNALDAACQSAAALGITITVASGDNGSTDGVTDGANHVDFPASSPHVLGCGGTNLQGSGSTINSETVWNALPSGGASGGGVSNFFPLPSWQSGAGVPKPTVAAGGRGVPDVAGDADPATGYEVRVDGANYVFGGTSAVAPLWAGLIALANAQNGTSAGFLQTALYSAKGKAAFRDITQGDNPAFQAGTGWDGCTGLGSPIAPQIISLIKPATTSGKKVATKVAKKSTKKIVAVKK; from the coding sequence ATGGCTTCCAAGAAATCCAGCGGCATGTTTTCCAAACGAACGATTCTCCCCGGAAGCGAAAAGGCCGCATTGGTTCACCCGGCCGCGGAAGACGTCACTCCGCCGCGCCTGACACCCGTCACCGTGTCGGTCATCGTCAAGCGCAAGACCCCGCTCAAGGCCAGCCACCGCTCTGGCAAAGAGCGCCTCACCCACGCGCAGTACCGCAAGGAGCATGCTGCGGACCCAGCCGCCGTCAAGCTGGTCAAAGCCTTCGCGAAGGAGTTTGACCTCAAGATCGACCCGGATACCCCTGGACCCGAACGCCGCACAATCCTCCTTACCGGGACCGTCGACCAGATGCAGAAAGCCTTCGGCACCACCCTGAGCCATAAGAAGGTAGACGGCGTCACCTACCGCGTCCGCGAAGGCAGCATCGAGATCCCAACCGCACTCTCCGGCTCGGTCGTCGCCGTCCTCGGCCTCGACAACCGGCCTCAGGCGAAGCCTCACTTCCGCATCGCTGGCGAGGCGGGAGCCGCGACTGCCGACGCCGTCCAACAGGAAGGGTTCGCCAGACCCCACGCTTCCGGCAGCGTCTCCTACACCCCCATCCAGGTCGCCGAACTTTACCAATTTCCCGCCAAGGCCTCCGCGGCTGGACAAACGATCGGCATCATCGAACTCGGCGGTGGCTACAAGAAGGCGGACATCACGGCCTATTTCAAGTCGCTCGGCGTCAAGGCTCCCAAGGTCACAGCGGTCCTCGTCGACAAAGCCAAGAACAAGCCGACCAATGCCAACAGCGCCGATGGCGAAGTGCTTCTGGATATCGAGGTAGCCGGAGCGGTAGCCCCGGGCGCGAACATCGTCGTCTACTTCACCCCGAACACCGATCAGGGTTTCGTCGACGCCATCTCGACTGCCGTCCACGACACCAAGAACAAACCAAGCGTCATCTCCATCAGTTGGGGCGCCCCCGAGGTCCAATGGACCGCCCAGTCCATGAACGCCCTCGACGCTGCCTGCCAGTCCGCCGCCGCCCTCGGTATCACCATCACGGTAGCCTCTGGCGACAACGGCTCGACTGACGGTGTCACGGATGGCGCGAATCACGTCGACTTCCCCGCATCCAGCCCCCATGTCCTCGGCTGTGGCGGAACCAACCTGCAGGGAAGCGGCTCGACCATCAACTCCGAAACCGTCTGGAATGCATTGCCGAGCGGCGGCGCAAGCGGCGGAGGTGTCAGCAACTTCTTTCCGCTGCCCTCCTGGCAATCCGGCGCAGGCGTTCCCAAGCCAACGGTCGCAGCAGGCGGTCGCGGCGTTCCCGATGTCGCAGGCGACGCTGATCCGGCCACGGGCTACGAAGTCCGCGTCGACGGCGCGAACTATGTGTTCGGTGGCACCAGCGCCGTTGCCCCGCTTTGGGCCGGCCTGATCGCGCTTGCCAATGCGCAGAACGGCACGTCCGCCGGTTTCCTCCAGACGGCGCTCTACTCGGCAAAGGGCAAGGCGGCGTTCCGCGACATCACCCAGGGTGATAACCCCGCGTTCCAGGCAGGTACCGGGTGGGACGGCTGCACCGGCCTCGGCTCCCCCATCGCTCCTCAGATCATCAGCCTCATCAAGCCCGCTACAACGAGCGGAAAGAAGGTCGCAACAAAAGTAGCGAAGAAGTCGACTAAAAAAATCGTCGCGGTCAAGAAGTAA
- a CDS encoding helix-turn-helix domain-containing protein yields MATESTIPNPQDVASQGLPPVTASPETPSPAQQVDGEAAESFIAEKRIGERIKYLRLKKSMGLVELGRHTGLSASFLSQLETGRVVPTLRNLARIAMVFSKDLNYFFEPEPQTLFRVHRGKDRVRLPQTGVEDPAYFFESLGYMVPDRQLDPYFAEFLPPKAGREARAHQHVGCEFLYLLSGNLDLQHGETTYHIEVGDAVYFDATTIHSYRCSSQLPATALIVTLQQSGNHPNSARRTGLPPSPVTGRPRTGTPNPGAARLQRTATEGDKATAKPH; encoded by the coding sequence ATGGCTACCGAGAGCACGATCCCCAACCCGCAGGATGTTGCCAGTCAAGGCCTTCCCCCCGTCACCGCATCCCCTGAAACCCCTTCGCCTGCGCAGCAGGTAGACGGCGAAGCGGCCGAATCCTTCATAGCTGAGAAACGCATTGGGGAACGGATCAAGTATCTCCGGCTGAAGAAGTCAATGGGCCTGGTGGAGCTTGGACGCCACACCGGACTCTCGGCGAGCTTTCTCTCGCAGCTTGAGACGGGCCGCGTGGTTCCGACACTGCGCAACCTCGCACGCATCGCGATGGTCTTCTCAAAGGATCTCAACTACTTCTTTGAGCCGGAGCCACAGACGCTTTTCCGGGTACATCGCGGGAAAGATCGCGTTCGACTTCCGCAGACCGGAGTGGAAGACCCGGCTTACTTCTTCGAGAGCCTTGGATATATGGTTCCGGATCGCCAGCTTGACCCTTACTTTGCGGAGTTTCTACCTCCGAAAGCTGGACGGGAAGCGCGCGCGCACCAGCACGTGGGGTGTGAGTTTCTTTACTTGCTCTCCGGCAATCTGGACCTGCAGCATGGCGAGACGACGTACCACATAGAGGTGGGAGACGCGGTTTACTTCGATGCGACCACGATCCATAGCTATCGCTGTTCGAGCCAGTTACCGGCAACGGCTCTGATCGTAACCTTGCAACAAAGTGGAAATCATCCGAACAGCGCACGCCGGACGGGGCTTCCCCCGTCTCCAGTGACCGGGAGGCCTCGCACAGGCACGCCTAACCCGGGGGCGGCCCGCCTTCAGCGCACTGCAACAGAAGGTGATAAAGCTACGGCAAAACCGCACTAA